A stretch of Spirosoma oryzicola DNA encodes these proteins:
- a CDS encoding DUF5683 domain-containing protein produces the protein MKQQLFLWMAVLLFTTPLLAQRPAIAPAQTPAAVDSTRQGASATDTIPAAVRRNGIRVGNSVLTPESDSASLATDTVQVTAKQEAQIRKIVPRKATIRSLVLPGLGQAYNRQYYKIPFIYAGFGVMGYLFFKYRGLANQAEEGYRLLLYGRTLYITLPDNMVPASIEKPAEIQEKVDQVVIGSQIIQSTTGAKGGYDLYRRYRDMNILLSVALWGLNIVEANVAAHLKTFDLSDDISMRVEPRVLPVPGAGFVPGVRVAFTFK, from the coding sequence ATGAAACAACAACTATTTCTATGGATGGCCGTTCTGCTGTTTACGACGCCCTTGTTGGCTCAGCGCCCGGCCATTGCACCCGCGCAAACCCCCGCAGCGGTTGATTCTACTCGGCAGGGTGCTTCGGCAACCGATACAATTCCAGCAGCCGTTCGGCGCAATGGTATCCGGGTTGGTAACTCAGTATTGACACCTGAAAGTGACTCAGCTTCGTTGGCTACCGATACGGTTCAGGTAACCGCGAAGCAAGAGGCTCAGATTCGAAAAATTGTTCCGCGCAAAGCGACAATTCGTTCCTTGGTCCTGCCTGGCCTTGGCCAAGCGTATAATCGTCAGTATTATAAAATCCCATTCATCTACGCTGGTTTTGGCGTTATGGGTTATTTGTTCTTCAAGTATCGGGGGCTAGCTAACCAAGCCGAGGAGGGGTATCGTCTCTTGTTATATGGGCGAACTTTATATATTACACTACCTGATAATATGGTTCCGGCTTCAATTGAAAAACCAGCTGAGATTCAGGAAAAAGTAGATCAGGTCGTAATTGGTAGTCAGATTATCCAGTCAACGACAGGAGCCAAGGGCGGGTACGATTTGTACCGGCGCTACCGGGATATGAACATTCTGCTGTCAGTTGCGCTTTGGGGCCTAAACATTGTTGAAGCGAACGTCGCGGCTCACCTGAAAACTTTCGATTTGTCCGACGATATTTCTATGCGGGTCGAACCTAGGGTGTTGCCTGTTCCCGGAGCAGGCTTTGTACCGGGTGTTCGGGTCGCTTTTACGTTCAAATAA
- the lepB gene encoding signal peptidase I, with product MSITKTQTETRSVKPQKSPIREWFDSVLFAVVAATLIRWLFMEAFTIPTPSMENSLMVGDFLFVSKLHYGTRTPRTPLQVPLTHQKIWGTDIPSYSTAIQLPSYRLPGFTHVKNGDVVVFNVPPKYLNDNIDYPVDLKTNYIKRCIGIPGDVLEVRQRAVFVNGKPFPTPPRSEQKYFIKTNETLDATFFRKYDIVNDYRDPSQPTENWKPLEQYNDSTKTSAMVGYMVNTTEDVIAKFKGFDWVKGIEPMTDKPGEMSPGIYGTPTFKWNHDNFGPITIPKKGASTPINAQTIALYGPVIELYEGNENVEVTPTSIKIGGQPISSYTFKQDYYFMMGDNRDNSLDSRFWGFVPEDHIVGKAVFVWMSLDPNPANVWNKIRWNRLFRTID from the coding sequence GTGTCGATAACCAAAACACAGACCGAAACAAGGTCGGTTAAACCCCAAAAATCACCCATTCGGGAGTGGTTCGATTCTGTACTGTTCGCTGTTGTAGCCGCTACGCTTATCCGGTGGCTGTTCATGGAAGCGTTTACGATTCCAACGCCCTCGATGGAAAATAGCCTGATGGTGGGTGATTTTCTGTTTGTAAGTAAACTTCACTACGGCACGCGTACCCCACGTACCCCTTTGCAGGTACCACTGACGCACCAGAAAATATGGGGAACGGATATTCCTTCGTACAGCACGGCTATCCAATTGCCATCGTATCGGCTGCCGGGCTTCACGCACGTCAAAAATGGCGATGTGGTCGTGTTTAATGTGCCGCCTAAATACCTTAATGACAATATCGATTATCCCGTTGATTTGAAAACGAACTACATCAAGCGGTGCATCGGCATTCCGGGTGATGTGCTCGAAGTTCGGCAGCGGGCGGTATTTGTCAACGGAAAGCCTTTTCCAACGCCACCCCGTTCCGAGCAGAAATACTTTATCAAAACCAACGAAACGCTGGACGCTACCTTTTTTCGGAAATATGACATCGTGAATGATTACCGCGATCCAAGTCAGCCAACCGAAAACTGGAAGCCGCTGGAGCAGTACAACGACTCGACCAAAACATCAGCGATGGTTGGGTACATGGTGAACACCACCGAAGACGTGATTGCTAAATTCAAAGGGTTTGACTGGGTAAAAGGAATCGAACCGATGACCGACAAGCCCGGTGAAATGTCGCCCGGCATTTACGGAACGCCGACGTTTAAATGGAATCACGACAATTTCGGTCCGATCACCATTCCGAAGAAAGGTGCTTCGACGCCGATCAATGCCCAAACAATTGCGCTCTACGGGCCAGTGATCGAGCTGTACGAAGGCAATGAGAACGTAGAAGTAACACCAACCAGCATCAAAATCGGCGGTCAGCCCATTTCGTCGTACACCTTCAAACAAGACTACTACTTTATGATGGGTGATAACCGCGATAACTCGCTCGATTCGCGGTTTTGGGGCTTTGTTCCCGAAGATCACATCGTGGGTAAAGCCGTATTTGTCTGGATGTCGCTGGACCCTAATCCGGCCAACGTCTGGAATAAAATCCGCTGGAATCGATTGTTCAGAACAATCGATTAA
- the apaG gene encoding Co2+/Mg2+ efflux protein ApaG, which produces MVSSVTEGVKVSVKTEYQSDYSSPLQAHYVFTYRITIENASDYTIQLLRRHWTIFDSNGTVREVEGEGVVGLQPVLEPGEVHQYVSGCNLRSSMGKMAGTYLVERIIDGKQVRVAIPEFTMIVPYKLN; this is translated from the coding sequence ATGGTATCGTCAGTCACAGAAGGCGTAAAGGTAAGCGTGAAGACCGAGTATCAATCAGATTACTCAAGTCCGCTGCAAGCACACTACGTGTTTACTTACCGGATTACAATCGAGAATGCCAGCGACTACACCATACAGTTGCTCCGCCGGCATTGGACTATTTTTGATTCCAACGGGACTGTCCGGGAAGTGGAAGGAGAGGGTGTTGTTGGACTACAACCCGTGCTTGAACCGGGTGAAGTACATCAATACGTGTCCGGCTGCAACCTGCGCTCAAGCATGGGCAAAATGGCTGGTACGTACCTTGTCGAACGAATCATTGATGGGAAACAGGTTCGCGTAGCGATTCCAGAATTCACCATGATCGTCCCTTACAAATTGAATTAA
- the dapB gene encoding 4-hydroxy-tetrahydrodipicolinate reductase, with protein sequence MNILLLGYGKMGKAIEQIALERGHQIAARVDAHNRADLETIPADAVDVVIEFSSPESAVDNIKSCLQRGWPVVCGTTGWLGHRTEIEQLCQEKEGAFFYASNYSIGVNLFFRLNKTLARFMRNYPSYHVSMTEIHHTEKKDAPSGTAITLAEGVLEGLPNKQGWVTKEAGDDKGSRINSTDAVEIESLREGTVPGTHTVRYDSEVDRIEITHIAHSRQGFALGAVVAAEWLIGRQGVFGMDDLLGSIE encoded by the coding sequence GTGAATATCCTTCTTCTTGGCTACGGAAAAATGGGTAAAGCCATCGAGCAGATCGCGCTCGAACGGGGCCATCAGATTGCCGCTCGTGTTGATGCGCATAACCGCGCTGACCTGGAAACGATTCCGGCGGATGCGGTTGATGTTGTCATTGAATTTAGCTCACCGGAGTCAGCCGTTGACAATATTAAGAGTTGTCTTCAACGTGGCTGGCCGGTCGTTTGTGGAACAACGGGCTGGTTAGGTCACCGGACGGAAATCGAGCAGCTTTGCCAGGAAAAAGAAGGGGCCTTTTTCTACGCGTCGAACTATAGCATCGGTGTCAACCTGTTTTTTCGCCTAAACAAAACGCTCGCGCGATTCATGCGCAATTATCCGTCGTACCATGTGTCGATGACGGAAATCCACCATACCGAAAAGAAAGACGCACCCAGCGGAACGGCGATTACGTTAGCCGAAGGCGTTCTGGAAGGCCTGCCAAACAAACAAGGTTGGGTTACGAAAGAGGCTGGTGATGATAAGGGTTCGCGCATCAATTCGACCGATGCCGTCGAGATCGAATCCTTGCGGGAAGGAACCGTACCGGGTACGCACACCGTCCGTTATGATTCTGAAGTTGACCGAATCGAAATCACGCACATTGCGCACAGTCGTCAGGGATTTGCCCTTGGCGCGGTAGTGGCGGCTGAGTGGCTTATCGGTCGTCAGGGCGTTTTCGGTATGGACGATTTGTTAGGATCGATTGAATAA
- a CDS encoding sensor histidine kinase: MTNEPSPSAPLKPDLATFLFARREAILNEWRTNCERDSSLQTVSALSREEFNDMVPTLLNILGQRLRGERIDLDPVQTANEHGLHRWQKGYALRELLQEIGHLFSGISDELGAYAKLYPDANALLLMQAHREVMGLYEDTIVGSAARYDELERTAAASRATTLQLALDQLNELVRQRYDMLRTSSHDLRSSVGLVQGAAFMLDLDTISAEDRSRLMDTLNRNLANLEKMLQSLMSLARLEAGQDVAEVSEFDVAKLVRELAESTQPLADQQELTLLTSGPEQLIVESDSGKVHRIVQNLLVNALTYTASGVVSVSWAIEDDHRWMVSVQDTGPGLPDNGLGTLVGALRPTQDSTSVFDSRVPAEEPISDAPGPPRKPNAIRPNGEGVGLHIVKRLCELLEASIDIETGPGKGTLIRIRFPRFFRR, encoded by the coding sequence ATGACAAACGAGCCATCTCCGTCGGCTCCGCTGAAACCGGACTTAGCTACCTTCTTATTTGCCCGACGTGAAGCCATCTTGAACGAGTGGCGTACCAACTGCGAACGGGACTCAAGTTTACAAACGGTTTCTGCACTCAGCCGCGAAGAATTTAATGACATGGTCCCAACCCTCCTGAATATACTGGGACAACGGTTACGGGGCGAACGAATTGATTTAGATCCCGTGCAGACCGCTAATGAGCATGGGCTGCATCGCTGGCAAAAAGGCTACGCGCTCCGAGAACTTTTACAGGAAATCGGGCATCTCTTTAGCGGAATTTCTGACGAGCTAGGGGCTTATGCTAAACTGTATCCAGACGCGAATGCTCTATTGCTGATGCAGGCTCACCGCGAAGTGATGGGACTTTACGAAGACACGATTGTTGGAAGTGCAGCCCGCTACGACGAACTAGAACGGACTGCCGCAGCAAGCCGGGCCACCACACTTCAGTTGGCACTCGATCAATTAAACGAACTGGTTCGTCAGCGGTACGACATGTTGCGAACGTCCAGTCACGATTTGCGAAGTAGTGTCGGTCTTGTGCAGGGAGCGGCCTTTATGCTTGATCTGGATACGATCAGCGCCGAAGATCGTAGCCGCCTGATGGATACGCTTAACCGGAACCTGGCCAATCTGGAAAAGATGCTACAGAGTCTGATGAGTCTGGCGCGGCTGGAAGCCGGACAGGACGTTGCTGAGGTAAGCGAGTTCGACGTGGCAAAACTAGTGCGGGAGCTAGCGGAGAGCACACAGCCGTTGGCCGATCAGCAGGAATTAACACTGTTAACCAGTGGACCGGAACAACTCATTGTCGAGAGTGACTCCGGTAAAGTACACCGGATCGTCCAAAACCTGTTAGTAAATGCGCTGACCTACACCGCATCGGGGGTAGTGTCGGTTTCCTGGGCGATAGAAGATGATCATCGGTGGATGGTCAGCGTTCAGGATACCGGTCCGGGCCTTCCCGATAATGGACTGGGAACGTTGGTCGGAGCGCTACGCCCAACGCAGGATAGTACTTCCGTATTTGACAGCCGGGTGCCTGCCGAAGAGCCGATCAGCGATGCGCCAGGTCCTCCGCGCAAACCCAATGCGATCCGACCGAATGGGGAAGGGGTGGGCCTGCATATTGTCAAACGGTTGTGTGAACTTTTAGAGGCAAGTATTGATATTGAGACAGGGCCTGGAAAAGGTACGCTCATCCGCATTCGTTTTCCTCGCTTTTTCCGACGCTGA
- a CDS encoding NAD(P)/FAD-dependent oxidoreductase — MQRIPNAVRTATSSELTTDVVIIGGGLAGLVSALELARAGHAVTLVERKTYPFHKVCGEYVSNEVRPYLQTLGIDPTALRAATINRFQVSAPSGRSLYAPLDLGGFGISRYTLDHELYQLGKAAGVQFLLNKQVDDVLVTKDLFIVSTSDRSTGGTQTVNSRIVLGAFGKRTKLDKTLDRAFMRQPSPYIGVKYHIKTDFPTDLIALHNFADGYCGMSAIEDDKYCLCYLTTRSNLRQYGTIPAMERAVLCQNPQLKAVFENSEFLYEKPEVINEISFSPKQAVENHILMTGDSAGLITPFCGNGMAMAIHGAKLASGLASRFLKNQLTRLELEQRYQREWSAQFARRLWIGRTVQRLFGKAWLSEITVQALGVCTPALRGIMQQTHGTPIAV, encoded by the coding sequence ATGCAACGTATTCCGAATGCGGTACGGACCGCAACAAGCAGTGAGCTGACCACCGATGTTGTCATCATTGGTGGCGGACTGGCTGGGCTGGTCAGCGCGCTTGAACTGGCAAGGGCCGGTCATGCCGTTACCCTTGTCGAGCGAAAAACGTACCCCTTCCATAAAGTTTGTGGCGAATACGTTTCGAATGAAGTCAGACCGTATCTTCAGACGTTGGGCATTGACCCTACGGCGCTCCGGGCGGCTACCATCAACCGGTTTCAGGTATCGGCTCCTTCCGGACGGTCGCTGTACGCTCCGCTGGACTTGGGTGGGTTTGGTATCAGTCGGTATACACTTGACCATGAGCTGTATCAGTTGGGAAAAGCGGCTGGCGTACAGTTTTTGCTTAATAAACAGGTAGACGACGTATTGGTTACAAAAGATCTGTTTATCGTTTCGACCAGCGACCGATCAACGGGAGGGACTCAGACAGTAAATAGCCGGATCGTACTTGGCGCGTTTGGCAAACGAACGAAGCTTGATAAAACACTCGACCGGGCTTTTATGCGGCAACCGTCGCCTTACATCGGTGTTAAATACCACATCAAAACCGACTTCCCAACGGATCTGATTGCCCTGCATAATTTTGCGGATGGTTACTGCGGGATGTCGGCAATCGAAGACGATAAATACTGCTTATGTTACCTGACAACCCGGTCCAATCTACGGCAGTACGGCACGATTCCAGCGATGGAACGAGCAGTATTATGCCAGAATCCGCAGTTGAAAGCCGTCTTTGAGAATTCTGAGTTTCTGTACGAAAAGCCCGAAGTGATCAATGAAATTTCGTTTTCCCCAAAGCAAGCGGTCGAAAACCACATCTTGATGACGGGCGATTCGGCAGGACTCATTACCCCGTTCTGCGGCAATGGTATGGCGATGGCCATTCATGGAGCCAAGCTGGCCAGTGGTCTGGCCAGCCGTTTCCTGAAAAACCAATTAACCCGTTTGGAACTCGAACAGCGGTATCAGCGCGAATGGTCCGCCCAGTTTGCCCGCCGACTCTGGATCGGTCGGACCGTCCAGCGACTTTTTGGTAAAGCGTGGCTATCCGAAATAACGGTGCAGGCGCTGGGCGTTTGTACACCTGCTCTGCGAGGCATTATGCAGCAAACGCACGGAACCCCGATTGCCGTGTAA
- a CDS encoding response regulator produces the protein MNITRQGLPISNANFKHASLLVIEDNDDHWHLIQLAIRRSLPEVKEVRVTNSEEAIAYLDSCFLTGEDLPKLILLDLYLPGREQGWNLLKQLKHDSSSYKQVPVVILSYSNNREDITESYFYGSTSYITKPTDVKQWEKYIQTLRVYWWETVTLPNDRLVL, from the coding sequence ATGAACATAACTCGTCAAGGTTTACCGATTAGCAACGCTAATTTTAAGCACGCCAGTTTGCTTGTCATTGAAGATAATGATGACCACTGGCATTTGATTCAGCTGGCAATTCGACGATCTTTACCGGAGGTTAAAGAGGTACGGGTGACAAACAGCGAAGAGGCTATTGCCTATCTGGATAGCTGCTTCCTGACTGGAGAAGACCTTCCCAAACTGATTTTGCTGGATCTGTACTTACCCGGACGTGAACAGGGGTGGAACTTACTGAAACAGCTTAAGCATGACAGTTCGTCCTACAAACAGGTACCGGTCGTTATCTTAAGCTATTCGAACAATCGGGAGGATATCACTGAGTCCTACTTCTACGGCAGCACATCATACATCACCAAGCCGACTGATGTAAAACAGTGGGAAAAATACATCCAGACGCTCCGTGTTTACTGGTGGGAAACGGTTACACTTCCCAATGACCGGCTGGTACTTTAA
- a CDS encoding ParA family protein — MGKVIAIANQKGGVGKTTTTINLAASLAALEFQTLIVDADPQANSTSGLGYNPKEIETSIYECMVEGIRPQDAIIQTDFPNLNLLPSHIDLVGAEIEMINLQNREDKMKEALDSIRDEYDFVIIDCSPSLGLITINSLTAADSVIIPVQCEYFALEGLGKLLNTIKIIQSRLNTQLAIEGILLTMYDLRVRLSNQVVGEVTSHFQQMVFNTIIPRNIRLSESPSFGVPALAQDADSKGAVSYLNLAREILAKNGLMPHEV, encoded by the coding sequence ATGGGTAAAGTCATTGCTATCGCCAACCAAAAGGGGGGCGTCGGTAAAACTACAACAACAATTAATTTGGCCGCCAGCTTGGCCGCCCTCGAATTTCAGACGCTTATTGTTGATGCAGATCCGCAGGCCAACTCGACCTCAGGACTGGGTTACAATCCAAAAGAAATCGAGACTAGTATTTACGAGTGCATGGTCGAAGGAATTCGTCCTCAGGATGCCATTATTCAGACGGATTTTCCGAACCTGAATTTGCTGCCTTCGCACATTGATCTTGTCGGCGCTGAGATCGAGATGATCAATCTCCAGAACCGGGAAGACAAGATGAAGGAAGCGCTCGATAGCATTCGCGACGAGTACGATTTCGTTATCATCGATTGCTCACCGTCGCTGGGGCTGATTACGATCAATAGTCTGACAGCCGCCGATTCGGTGATCATTCCGGTCCAGTGCGAATATTTTGCGTTGGAAGGGCTGGGCAAACTGCTTAATACAATCAAGATCATTCAGTCGCGATTGAATACGCAGTTGGCTATCGAAGGTATTCTGCTGACTATGTACGACTTGCGGGTTCGGCTTTCGAACCAGGTGGTTGGCGAGGTGACGAGCCATTTCCAGCAAATGGTTTTCAACACCATCATTCCGCGAAACATCCGGCTTAGCGAATCGCCGAGCTTTGGTGTACCGGCGCTGGCGCAGGATGCCGACAGTAAAGGTGCCGTCAGCTATTTGAATCTGGCCCGCGAAATTCTGGCTAAGAATGGCCTGATGCCGCATGAAGTTTAA
- a CDS encoding ParB/RepB/Spo0J family partition protein produces MDNANTKAPNKKMIGLGRGLGALLHDSDAVNRQTKPSPFESISTMTEISLAQIETNPFQPRTRFDEEALQDLADSIRVQGIIQPITVRQMGKDRYQLIAGERRLQASKLIGMTHIPAYVRTANDQQMLEMALIENIQRENLNSIEIALSYQRLITECSLKQEELGERVGKNRTTVNNYIRLLKLPPVIQAALRDNKISMGHARAIINIENPDSQIRLFNRTVDEEWSVRKVEEAVRNLSDDTLEPAATRRVTLPKQEMRSLQFKLSSMFGTKVSIKADEKHKGEIKIPFTSQEELTKILEVLNSQA; encoded by the coding sequence ATGGACAACGCGAACACCAAAGCACCGAATAAAAAGATGATAGGGTTGGGCCGTGGCTTAGGTGCCCTGTTGCATGACAGCGACGCGGTCAACCGGCAGACAAAACCGTCGCCGTTTGAGTCCATCAGTACGATGACTGAAATCAGTCTGGCGCAGATTGAAACCAACCCGTTTCAACCCCGGACTCGCTTCGACGAAGAAGCGCTTCAGGACCTCGCTGACTCGATTCGGGTTCAGGGCATCATTCAGCCGATCACGGTGCGGCAAATGGGCAAGGATCGGTATCAGCTGATCGCGGGTGAGCGACGCCTTCAGGCATCGAAACTGATCGGGATGACGCACATTCCGGCCTATGTCCGAACCGCGAATGACCAGCAAATGCTGGAAATGGCGCTTATTGAGAACATTCAGCGCGAAAACCTGAACTCAATTGAAATTGCCCTCAGCTACCAGCGGTTGATCACCGAGTGTAGTCTGAAGCAGGAAGAATTAGGCGAACGGGTTGGTAAGAATCGAACAACGGTCAATAACTACATCCGGCTTCTGAAACTTCCCCCCGTGATCCAGGCGGCTTTACGGGATAACAAGATCTCGATGGGCCACGCGCGGGCGATTATTAATATCGAAAATCCTGACTCTCAAATTCGGCTGTTCAACCGGACTGTTGACGAAGAATGGTCGGTTCGTAAGGTTGAAGAAGCCGTTCGGAACTTATCGGATGATACGCTGGAGCCTGCTGCTACTCGCCGTGTAACGTTGCCCAAGCAGGAAATGCGCAGTTTGCAATTCAAGCTGTCATCGATGTTCGGTACGAAAGTATCCATCAAAGCTGACGAAAAACACAAGGGAGAAATCAAGATACCCTTTACCTCGCAGGAGGAGCTAACGAAAATTCTGGAAGTACTAAACTCACAGGCATAG
- a CDS encoding SPASM domain-containing protein, translated as MNRHQTVGRYRDGLNFASKLTPKRVANALKVLSSYYRSRQLGQPVHRGLPMSVSFEPTTSCNLRCPECPSGLRSFTRPTGMLGEDLYKRTIDELHETLLYLIFYFQGEPYLHPQFLELVRYATDRNIYTATSTNAHYLTDANARKTVESGLDRLIISIDGTTQEVYQQYRVGGKLEKVLEGTKNIIRWKKELKSRTPHVLFQFLVVKPNQHQIDEVRKLARELGVDEVGLKTAQVYDYEHGSDLIPTLDQYSRYAAQADGTYAIKNGFGDHCWKMWHSCVITWDGLVVPCCFDKDAHHRLGDLQNQSFADLWQGPAYQDFRQTLLRSRSEIEMCRNCTEGTKVWA; from the coding sequence ATGAATCGCCATCAAACGGTTGGTCGTTACCGCGACGGACTCAACTTTGCTTCGAAACTGACGCCCAAGCGCGTAGCCAATGCGTTGAAGGTACTGTCCAGTTACTACCGATCTCGTCAATTAGGTCAGCCCGTTCATCGCGGTTTGCCTATGTCGGTCTCATTCGAGCCAACCACCTCCTGTAACCTGCGTTGCCCCGAATGCCCAAGTGGGTTGCGGTCCTTTACGCGGCCAACCGGCATGTTGGGTGAAGATCTGTACAAACGCACTATCGACGAACTGCACGAAACGCTGCTTTACCTGATTTTCTACTTTCAGGGAGAGCCGTATCTGCATCCGCAGTTTCTGGAACTGGTACGCTACGCTACCGACCGTAATATTTACACGGCCACGAGTACCAACGCGCATTACCTGACCGACGCCAACGCGCGAAAAACCGTTGAATCGGGCCTGGACCGGCTGATTATTTCCATCGATGGTACGACGCAGGAAGTGTACCAGCAGTACCGGGTAGGGGGTAAGCTCGAAAAAGTCCTTGAAGGAACGAAAAACATTATCCGCTGGAAAAAAGAGCTGAAATCCCGGACGCCCCACGTCCTGTTTCAGTTTCTGGTCGTAAAACCCAATCAACACCAGATTGATGAGGTCAGGAAGCTAGCCCGCGAACTAGGTGTGGACGAAGTAGGACTGAAAACGGCCCAGGTTTATGATTACGAACACGGTTCAGACCTGATTCCAACGCTGGACCAGTATAGTCGCTACGCGGCTCAGGCCGACGGAACTTACGCCATCAAAAACGGCTTCGGTGATCACTGCTGGAAAATGTGGCATTCCTGCGTCATTACCTGGGATGGTCTGGTTGTACCCTGTTGTTTTGACAAAGACGCTCATCATCGGTTGGGCGATCTTCAGAATCAGTCATTTGCCGACCTATGGCAGGGCCCGGCTTACCAGGATTTCCGTCAAACCCTGCTGCGCTCCCGCTCCGAGATTGAGATGTGCCGAAACTGTACCGAAGGAACGAAAGTGTGGGCCTGA
- a CDS encoding N-acetylmuramoyl-L-alanine amidase family protein: MKHTIKPVKRLSNFAVNYFFVSFFILAFLGQGLYQRAQAGEADSQAVRGPGKKRRAEATRKRAKAKTVTRKLVKGKTMKRSVKTDAIASVATLPGLGGTRVAAKSQRLKGAVYYLASGHGGPDPGAIGHYGKALLPEDEYAYDVTIRLARALMEYGATVYMIIRDPNDGIRNEKLLKLDHDEVTYPNQPIPLNQLARLRQCTDAINRLHRKHKGAYQRMITIHVDSRSAGQNIDVFFYHHQNSAVGKRLAQSIHRSFTAGYKRSQPGRNYLGTVSDRSALYVVRNSQAPTVFIELGNIRNEKDQRRFLLADNRQALANWICEGVRADYSSR; encoded by the coding sequence ATGAAGCACACGATAAAGCCAGTGAAAAGACTGAGCAATTTCGCGGTTAATTATTTTTTCGTTTCGTTTTTCATCCTTGCTTTCCTGGGTCAAGGTCTGTACCAACGCGCACAGGCTGGCGAAGCGGACAGCCAGGCGGTCCGTGGTCCCGGTAAGAAACGGCGTGCCGAAGCAACACGCAAGCGGGCGAAAGCGAAAACCGTTACGCGCAAGCTGGTAAAAGGAAAAACGATGAAGCGGAGTGTTAAAACAGACGCTATTGCTTCAGTGGCGACCCTACCTGGCCTGGGCGGTACGCGCGTAGCCGCAAAAAGCCAGCGCTTGAAAGGAGCCGTGTATTATCTGGCGTCCGGGCACGGCGGTCCCGATCCGGGAGCGATTGGACATTACGGCAAAGCCTTACTTCCTGAAGATGAATACGCCTACGATGTTACAATCCGACTGGCACGCGCGCTGATGGAGTATGGCGCGACGGTGTACATGATTATTCGCGACCCTAACGATGGGATACGAAACGAAAAGTTGCTGAAGCTGGATCACGATGAAGTTACCTATCCCAACCAACCCATTCCGCTGAATCAGTTAGCGCGTTTGCGCCAGTGTACGGACGCCATCAATCGATTACATCGCAAGCATAAAGGTGCTTATCAGCGCATGATCACCATCCATGTCGATAGCCGCAGCGCCGGTCAGAACATTGACGTGTTTTTCTACCACCATCAGAACAGCGCAGTGGGTAAACGACTCGCGCAAAGTATCCACCGCAGCTTTACGGCTGGCTACAAGCGCAGCCAGCCGGGTCGTAATTATTTGGGAACGGTATCGGACCGGAGCGCGTTGTATGTCGTTCGAAACAGCCAGGCGCCTACCGTATTTATTGAGTTAGGAAACATTCGGAACGAGAAAGACCAACGGCGTTTTTTGCTCGCTGACAACCGACAGGCATTGGCCAACTGGATATGCGAAGGCGTACGAGCCGACTATTCGTCCCGATGA
- the ung gene encoding uracil-DNA glycosylase, with the protein MNVSIAESWQTRLQPEFDKPYFVQLAEFLRQEYSTQRVYPPGRLMFNAFNACSFDDARVVILGQDPYHGEGQANGLAFSVADGITKPPSLVNIFKEIQDDLGKPVPKSGNLERWANQGVMLLNSTLTVRAGQAGSHQGKGWETFTDAVIKLISDEKEHVVFMLWGAYAQKKGAVIDSKKHLVLKSKHPSPMAAQWGGWFGNKHFSQANAYLESKGLPPIDW; encoded by the coding sequence ATGAATGTATCAATTGCAGAATCCTGGCAAACGCGGTTACAGCCCGAATTTGATAAGCCTTATTTTGTTCAACTAGCTGAATTTTTGCGGCAGGAATACAGCACTCAACGCGTGTATCCCCCCGGTCGGCTTATGTTCAACGCTTTCAACGCGTGCAGTTTCGACGATGCACGGGTGGTCATTCTCGGCCAGGACCCTTACCACGGCGAGGGGCAAGCCAATGGTCTGGCCTTCTCGGTAGCCGACGGTATTACCAAACCGCCTTCCCTAGTCAATATCTTCAAGGAAATTCAGGATGACCTGGGCAAACCCGTTCCCAAATCGGGAAACCTCGAGCGGTGGGCGAATCAGGGCGTCATGCTTCTAAACTCGACTCTCACCGTTCGGGCAGGGCAGGCAGGATCGCACCAGGGCAAAGGCTGGGAAACGTTTACCGACGCAGTTATTAAACTAATCTCCGACGAAAAGGAGCATGTCGTGTTTATGCTCTGGGGCGCTTACGCACAGAAAAAAGGAGCGGTAATTGACTCAAAAAAGCATTTGGTTCTCAAGTCTAAACACCCATCGCCGATGGCGGCTCAATGGGGTGGCTGGTTTGGCAACAAGCATTTTAGCCAGGCCAACGCTTATCTGGAAAGCAAAGGACTCCCTCCTATCGACTGGTAG